A single region of the Psychrobacter alimentarius genome encodes:
- the hemC gene encoding hydroxymethylbilane synthase yields MSNPQQSALTTLTIATRQSPLALWQAEHIRARLLEMYPELTIQLLKIVTKGDKILDTPLAKIGGKGLFVKELEQALYDKQADIAVHSLKDVPMQLPEGLTLGVYCKRASPTDAFVSNTYESIDELPQGAVVGTSSLRRQCQIKAYRPDLQIKTLRGNVGTRLGKLDAGEYDAIILATSGLQRIELDERIRGELDIDACLPAVGQGALAIECREGDDEVLKLLAPLNDDKARIRLIAERALNRHLDGGCQVPIAAYAVLQMADETDANNDHNGDNGNNDGGNVLWLRGRVGAADGSQLLKAEKRVTLVGTQADLEIQANQLGIDVAKKLLADGAGDILSAIYHPE; encoded by the coding sequence ATGAGCAACCCGCAGCAATCTGCTTTGACTACCTTAACGATTGCCACCCGTCAGAGTCCATTGGCATTATGGCAAGCTGAGCATATTCGTGCTCGTCTGCTCGAGATGTACCCTGAATTGACAATTCAATTACTAAAAATTGTCACTAAGGGTGACAAGATTTTGGACACACCTTTGGCCAAAATTGGCGGAAAAGGTTTATTTGTCAAAGAGCTTGAACAAGCTTTGTATGATAAACAGGCAGACATTGCCGTGCATTCACTAAAAGATGTGCCGATGCAGTTACCAGAAGGCCTAACATTGGGCGTCTACTGTAAGCGTGCGTCACCCACCGATGCTTTTGTCTCAAATACTTATGAGAGTATTGATGAGTTGCCACAAGGTGCCGTTGTTGGAACATCAAGCTTGCGCCGCCAGTGTCAAATCAAAGCCTACCGTCCAGATTTACAGATAAAAACGTTGCGCGGTAATGTGGGTACTCGTTTGGGTAAATTAGATGCAGGCGAGTATGATGCCATTATTTTAGCGACCAGTGGGTTACAGCGTATTGAGTTGGATGAGCGTATACGTGGTGAGCTTGATATCGATGCTTGCTTACCTGCCGTTGGGCAAGGTGCCTTGGCGATTGAATGCCGTGAAGGCGATGATGAGGTATTAAAGCTATTAGCACCGTTAAATGACGATAAAGCTCGCATTCGACTCATTGCAGAGCGTGCACTAAACCGTCATTTAGACGGCGGTTGTCAGGTTCCCATTGCCGCTTATGCGGTGCTCCAAATGGCTGATGAAACCGATGCCAATAATGATCACAATGGTGATAACGGTAATAATGACGGTGGTAACGTACTATGGCTACGTGGCCGAGTGGGAGCAGCAGACGGTAGTCAGCTGTTAAAAGCAGAAAAACGGGTGACATTGGTTGGCACACAGGCTGATTTAGAAATACAGGCCAATCAGTTGGGTATCGACGTTGCCAAGAAGCTACTTGCTGATGGCGCAGGTGATATCTTATCAGCGATTTATCACCCTGAATAA
- a CDS encoding uroporphyrinogen-III synthase — MLSSTDLKSTDACQSISQALSAPQLVINTRPVERAAPLTQCLQAAGLIVIDMPMLTLQSRAMTDGDMVTMRQWLAGAYKALVVVSPTAAASGLAAWQALKCEAQDDSEHQVDKVTCETLAVPSPLIAVGDATAAVLKRAKLNTTNYQVRQPKIANNEGMLAMPEIERLQAGDKLLIWRGLGGRRLLVDTLQARGVHIDSIAWYERVMPIEATAQYQQWLQEYIQHNVSSYHTPQNITSSSQPKPIVIVSSGTAFEHWTTVVNETAKNAVIPNMALTLSDFAYVVLGERLTHWVAKQQLTHWRVDDLSPETILTAIVSNT; from the coding sequence ATGTTATCGTCCACCGATCTTAAGTCTACAGACGCCTGCCAGTCTATCAGCCAAGCATTATCTGCGCCGCAATTGGTCATCAATACACGACCAGTAGAGCGTGCGGCGCCATTGACACAGTGCTTACAAGCAGCAGGGTTGATCGTGATTGACATGCCGATGTTGACATTGCAGTCACGGGCTATGACTGATGGCGATATGGTGACGATGCGTCAATGGTTAGCAGGCGCGTACAAAGCACTGGTAGTTGTCAGTCCCACTGCTGCCGCATCAGGTTTGGCAGCTTGGCAAGCGCTTAAGTGTGAAGCACAAGACGATAGCGAGCATCAGGTAGACAAGGTGACATGTGAGACTTTAGCTGTACCAAGTCCTCTTATTGCTGTTGGTGACGCCACTGCTGCGGTTTTGAAGCGTGCCAAATTAAACACGACAAACTACCAAGTACGTCAACCCAAAATTGCGAACAACGAAGGCATGCTGGCCATGCCTGAAATTGAGCGTCTGCAAGCGGGAGACAAGTTACTGATATGGCGCGGTCTTGGTGGACGACGATTGTTAGTCGATACGTTACAAGCGCGCGGTGTCCATATCGATAGTATTGCTTGGTATGAGCGTGTCATGCCAATTGAGGCAACAGCGCAGTATCAGCAGTGGCTACAAGAGTACATACAGCATAATGTTTCGAGTTATCATACGCCGCAAAATATTACGTCATCCAGCCAGCCCAAGCCTATTGTTATTGTCAGTAGCGGGACTGCTTTTGAACATTGGACGACTGTGGTTAATGAAACCGCAAAGAACGCTGTGATACCAAATATGGCACTGACATTGTCAGACTTTGCTTATGTTGTATTAGGTGAGCGTTTAACCCACTGGGTAGCAAAACAACAATTAACGCATTGGCGTGTGGATGATTTGTCACCCGAAACCATTTTGACTGCTATAGTCTCAAACACTTAA
- a CDS encoding acyl-CoA thioesterase: protein MDRFEQTANLTSDILDGDYPKELAHYPIMHQQPIHWGEMDAFNHLNNVVYYRYAESARIGYLQALGMFDGSMVTVLAQSSCQYLRPVTYPDTLLLGVRCQRLGTTSIVMEYSYYSTAQKAIVATAEAVIVRLESNGKDKLPWTEAERERLFALEEKVGHIPKT from the coding sequence ATGGATCGTTTTGAACAAACCGCAAATCTCACTTCTGACATTTTAGATGGCGATTATCCTAAAGAGTTGGCACATTATCCCATCATGCATCAACAGCCTATACATTGGGGTGAGATGGACGCCTTTAACCACTTAAATAATGTGGTCTACTATCGTTATGCTGAATCTGCACGGATTGGCTATTTGCAAGCGTTAGGGATGTTTGACGGTAGTATGGTCACAGTACTAGCGCAATCAAGTTGCCAATACTTGCGCCCGGTCACCTATCCAGACACTTTATTGCTGGGGGTGCGTTGCCAGCGTTTGGGCACTACCAGTATCGTGATGGAGTACAGCTATTATAGCACCGCACAAAAAGCCATCGTTGCGACAGCCGAAGCAGTTATAGTACGTTTAGAGAGTAATGGTAAAGACAAACTGCCTTGGACAGAAGCAGAGCGTGAACGGTTGTTTGCATTAGAGGAAAAGGTTGGTCACATACCTAAGACTTGA
- the ribBA gene encoding bifunctional 3,4-dihydroxy-2-butanone-4-phosphate synthase/GTP cyclohydrolase II, producing MSLHTIPEIIEDIRAGKMVILMDDEDRENEGDIIMAATHVRPDDINFMITHARGLVCLTLSQARCQQLALPLMSDRNEAKFSTNFTVSIEAAEGVTTGISAADRARTIQAAVSSSAKPEDIVQPGHIFPIMAQNGGVLHRAGHTEAGCDLARLAGLEPAAVIVEIINADGTMARRDDLEIFAKEHDIKIGTIADLINYRIANEQTVEEVETYPFETEYGTFTLHRFREFGADETHLALVKGDVSEGVSTVRVHGFHPLRDLFAAKNDTTGRGGWSVQSALQEISASDRGVLVWVGSHQPVDLGEALDNASSNQPSSTITKQPYRSIGVGAQILRHLGVRDMRLLSSPMKFYALSGFELNVVDFVHSPNQD from the coding sequence ATGAGTTTACATACGATTCCTGAGATTATCGAAGACATTCGTGCTGGTAAAATGGTCATCTTGATGGATGACGAAGACCGCGAGAATGAAGGCGATATCATCATGGCAGCGACCCATGTGCGTCCTGACGACATTAATTTTATGATTACCCATGCTCGTGGCTTGGTCTGTCTGACCTTATCGCAAGCCCGCTGTCAACAATTGGCGTTGCCACTGATGTCTGATCGCAACGAAGCCAAATTTAGTACCAACTTTACGGTGTCTATTGAAGCGGCTGAAGGGGTCACGACTGGCATCTCTGCCGCTGATCGCGCGCGCACCATTCAAGCGGCCGTTTCTTCTTCAGCAAAACCAGAAGACATCGTGCAGCCTGGACATATTTTTCCGATCATGGCACAAAATGGCGGCGTCCTTCATCGCGCTGGTCACACTGAAGCTGGGTGTGATTTGGCACGATTGGCAGGTCTTGAGCCAGCCGCCGTGATTGTAGAAATCATCAATGCTGATGGTACGATGGCGCGCCGTGATGATCTTGAGATATTTGCAAAAGAGCATGACATCAAGATAGGAACGATTGCTGACCTTATTAACTACCGTATCGCCAATGAGCAAACGGTAGAAGAAGTTGAAACCTATCCTTTTGAAACCGAATATGGCACCTTTACGTTGCATCGTTTCCGCGAGTTTGGCGCTGATGAAACGCATTTGGCATTAGTCAAAGGAGATGTGAGCGAAGGCGTCAGCACGGTACGTGTACATGGTTTCCATCCATTGCGTGATTTGTTCGCTGCCAAAAATGACACCACTGGTCGCGGTGGTTGGAGTGTACAATCAGCGCTACAAGAAATCAGTGCATCAGATCGTGGGGTTTTGGTTTGGGTCGGTAGTCATCAGCCCGTTGATTTGGGAGAGGCACTAGACAATGCTTCAAGCAACCAGCCGTCATCGACCATTACCAAGCAGCCGTATCGTAGCATTGGGGTGGGCGCACAGATATTACGCCATCTTGGGGTTCGTGACATGCGTCTATTGTCATCGCCCATGAAGTTTTATGCCTTATCAGGCTTTGAGCTAAATGTGGTGGATTTTGTTCATTCACCAAACCAAGATTGA
- a CDS encoding replication-associated recombination protein A, producing MRPTSLDAIIGQEHLLADGAPLRRLVEQGHLPSIILHGEAGIGKTTIAMLLADAVGRPFHALSALNTGVKQLREVLETKDSLSFESPVVFIDEIHRFNKAQQDALLGAVESGDITLIGATTENPSFSVNNALLSRCQVYRLEPLTPEQITAVLQRALSEDNILQKMSIDLQAQETISQLAHGDARKALNVLELAIQTADTSQTPFVINDELVSRVAQTALVRYDKDGEQHYDIVSAMIKSVRGSDPDAALYWMARMLVGGEPADFIARRLVILASEDIGNANPNALLLADAALRSVQSIGMPEARIILGQVVVYLATSAKSNSTYKAINAAMALAEKDASPVPLPLRNGVTKLMRNQGYGQGYIYPHDYPNHYYPQSYLPENLVGTRFYEFGDNQREQHSKQFMDWLKNQAASNDT from the coding sequence ATGCGCCCAACTAGTCTTGACGCCATTATCGGTCAAGAGCATCTATTGGCAGACGGTGCGCCGCTGCGACGTTTGGTAGAACAGGGTCATTTACCCTCCATTATTTTGCATGGTGAAGCGGGCATTGGTAAAACCACCATTGCCATGCTATTGGCAGATGCAGTTGGTAGACCATTTCATGCGTTGTCTGCTTTAAATACGGGCGTCAAACAGTTGCGTGAAGTATTGGAGACCAAAGACTCACTCAGCTTTGAGTCACCTGTGGTTTTCATTGATGAGATTCACCGTTTTAATAAGGCCCAGCAAGATGCGCTATTGGGCGCGGTAGAATCAGGCGATATAACCTTGATAGGTGCCACCACAGAAAACCCTTCTTTTAGTGTCAATAATGCGCTGTTGTCACGCTGCCAAGTCTATCGTTTAGAACCACTGACACCTGAGCAAATCACCGCCGTATTACAGCGAGCACTATCGGAAGACAACATACTCCAAAAAATGAGCATTGACCTGCAAGCCCAAGAGACCATCAGTCAATTGGCACATGGTGATGCAAGAAAAGCCTTGAACGTATTGGAGCTTGCTATCCAAACGGCGGACACCAGCCAAACCCCATTTGTGATTAATGATGAACTGGTCAGCCGCGTCGCACAAACTGCCTTAGTGCGTTATGACAAAGATGGTGAGCAGCACTACGATATCGTTTCGGCCATGATAAAGTCTGTACGCGGCTCTGATCCTGATGCGGCATTATATTGGATGGCTCGGATGTTGGTAGGCGGTGAGCCTGCCGATTTTATTGCACGGCGTCTGGTGATTTTGGCCAGTGAAGACATTGGTAATGCCAATCCCAATGCCTTGCTTCTCGCCGATGCTGCCTTGCGCAGCGTGCAATCCATCGGTATGCCAGAGGCGCGTATTATTTTGGGACAAGTGGTGGTTTATCTTGCCACCAGCGCCAAAAGTAATAGCACTTATAAGGCCATTAATGCCGCGATGGCTTTGGCAGAAAAAGATGCCTCACCCGTTCCCTTACCTCTGCGTAATGGTGTAACGAAGTTGATGCGCAATCAAGGATACGGTCAAGGCTATATCTACCCTCACGATTATCCCAACCATTATTATCCCCAAAGCTACTTGCCTGAAAATTTAGTGGGCACCCGCTTTTATGAGTTTGGGGACAATCAACGAGAGCAACACAGCAAACAATTTATGGATTGGCTAAAAAACCAAGCCGCCAGCAATGATACCTAA
- a CDS encoding type IV secretion protein Rhs: MRLQPMLKRLSDRHLPIKIRRQHTRLLTAGEIALARSVFGDSICLDAVQLKTAWWVLRHYAVSPNGNIYFHPADWIEDFSLASLSKQSWLIHELTHVWQLQRGLKVVRGAVINRRYDYVLVTGKSFFKYGIEQQARMVQDYFTRRQRGQDCRDLEACIPFLAVQSMNKTT, from the coding sequence ATGAGGCTTCAACCAATGCTTAAGCGCTTATCGGATCGCCATTTACCTATCAAGATCAGGAGGCAGCACACGCGCTTGCTAACGGCTGGCGAAATAGCACTGGCGCGCTCGGTGTTTGGTGACAGTATTTGCCTAGATGCGGTTCAGCTAAAGACGGCTTGGTGGGTTCTAAGACACTATGCGGTCAGTCCTAATGGCAATATTTACTTTCATCCTGCCGATTGGATCGAAGATTTTAGCCTTGCTTCCCTCAGCAAACAGAGTTGGCTGATACATGAGTTGACTCATGTGTGGCAATTACAGCGCGGTTTAAAGGTGGTACGGGGTGCTGTTATCAATCGACGTTATGATTATGTACTGGTCACAGGTAAGTCATTTTTTAAATATGGTATCGAGCAGCAAGCACGTATGGTACAGGATTATTTTACTCGCCGTCAGCGTGGACAGGACTGTCGAGATTTAGAAGCTTGTATTCCCTTTTTAGCGGTTCAGTCAATGAATAAAACCACGTAG
- the gltA gene encoding citrate synthase → MADNQATLTVDGKDYQLPIIEGTLGPSVIEVAAFQKAGYWTYDPGFMATAPVESKITFIDGGKGELLHRGYPIDQLANNAEYLEVAYALIHGDLPNSEQKADFFKKIREHTGVHDQLRKFFEGFRRDAHPMAIMVGVVGALSAFYHEHLDVSNEEHREITAIRLIAKMPTLAAMSYKYSRGEPFMYPRNDFNYAENFLYMMFATPGDVDYKPNDVITRAMDKIFTLHADHEQNASTSTVRLAGSTGANPYACIAAGIAALWGPSHGGANEAVLEMLDEIGSVENVPEFMEKVKSREVKLMGFGHRVYKNFDPRAQVMKETCDEVLGALGINDPKLELAMALEKIALEDPFFVERNLYPNVDFYSGIILKAIGIPTSMFTVIFSLARTSGWISHWLEMHSAPFKIGRPRQLYTGETRRDFVKVEDRKQK, encoded by the coding sequence ATGGCTGATAATCAAGCCACATTGACTGTAGATGGTAAGGATTACCAACTTCCTATTATTGAAGGTACTTTAGGCCCGTCGGTAATTGAGGTTGCTGCCTTCCAAAAAGCTGGCTACTGGACTTATGATCCAGGTTTTATGGCGACAGCGCCTGTCGAATCAAAAATTACCTTCATTGATGGTGGTAAAGGCGAGCTATTACATCGTGGCTACCCTATCGATCAGCTAGCAAACAATGCAGAATATCTAGAAGTGGCTTATGCGTTGATCCATGGTGATCTTCCTAACAGTGAGCAAAAAGCCGATTTCTTCAAAAAAATCCGCGAACATACGGGTGTTCATGATCAACTGCGTAAGTTCTTTGAAGGCTTCCGCCGTGATGCACATCCAATGGCTATCATGGTTGGTGTTGTTGGTGCGTTATCAGCGTTCTATCATGAGCATTTAGACGTAAGCAACGAAGAGCATCGTGAAATCACTGCGATTCGTCTGATTGCAAAAATGCCAACGCTTGCTGCGATGAGTTATAAATACTCACGAGGCGAACCGTTCATGTATCCACGTAACGACTTCAACTATGCAGAAAACTTCTTGTACATGATGTTTGCAACGCCTGGTGATGTAGATTACAAACCTAATGATGTCATCACCCGCGCCATGGACAAGATCTTTACTTTGCATGCTGACCATGAGCAAAATGCGTCAACGTCTACTGTACGTTTGGCCGGCTCTACGGGTGCCAACCCTTACGCTTGTATTGCTGCTGGTATCGCAGCATTGTGGGGACCATCACATGGTGGCGCAAATGAAGCCGTTCTTGAAATGTTAGATGAAATCGGTTCAGTAGAAAACGTACCTGAATTCATGGAAAAAGTGAAAAGCCGTGAAGTGAAATTGATGGGCTTTGGTCACCGTGTTTACAAAAACTTTGACCCACGCGCACAAGTCATGAAAGAAACTTGTGACGAAGTCCTTGGTGCCCTTGGTATCAACGATCCTAAGCTTGAGCTTGCCATGGCACTTGAGAAGATCGCTTTGGAAGATCCGTTCTTCGTTGAGCGTAACCTATATCCAAACGTTGATTTTTACTCTGGCATCATCCTAAAAGCCATCGGTATCCCAACGTCAATGTTCACGGTTATCTTCTCACTAGCGCGTACCTCTGGTTGGATCAGCCATTGGTTAGAGATGCACAGCGCACCATTCAAAATCGGTCGCCCACGTCAGTTATACACGGGTGAAACGCGTCGCGATTTTGTGAAAGTTGAAGACCGTAAGCAAAAATAA
- the sdhC gene encoding succinate dehydrogenase, cytochrome b556 subunit → MPAVKSNRPIDLPLSQVISVNRSPIAIASILHRISGIILFLLIPVMLWLLQNSLASPESFETVFDNVLVRFIAWIFVASIAYHFVMGIKHLIADMGKTEELKSGRTAAMVSFVISAILIVASFVWVMF, encoded by the coding sequence ATGCCCGCTGTGAAAAGCAACCGACCTATTGATCTGCCTTTAAGCCAAGTGATTAGTGTTAATCGCTCACCGATTGCAATCGCCTCAATTTTGCATCGTATCTCTGGTATTATTTTATTTTTACTGATTCCTGTCATGCTGTGGTTACTACAGAATTCTTTGGCGTCGCCTGAGAGTTTTGAGACCGTATTTGATAACGTACTTGTACGCTTTATCGCATGGATTTTTGTGGCCTCAATTGCTTATCACTTTGTGATGGGTATCAAGCATTTAATTGCTGATATGGGCAAGACTGAAGAGCTAAAATCTGGCCGTACTGCTGCGATGGTCAGTTTTGTGATTTCAGCGATTCTAATTGTCGCGTCATTTGTATGGGTGATGTTCTAA
- the sdhD gene encoding succinate dehydrogenase, hydrophobic membrane anchor protein has protein sequence MKNNSGIKSATGLTGSGSRDWIVQRISAVVLAVYSVVLLGFFLTHGNVTFIEWSSFMTSLPMRLFSLVAVLALAGHAWVGMWTVFTDYITSGKMGESAPKLRLVLQTLMIIAILVFLFWGIMIFWGTGFSAVAV, from the coding sequence ATAAAAAATAACTCAGGAATCAAAAGTGCGACTGGTCTGACAGGATCAGGTTCTCGTGATTGGATAGTACAACGTATTAGTGCTGTCGTTTTGGCTGTTTATAGTGTGGTATTACTAGGATTCTTTTTGACTCATGGTAATGTCACTTTCATTGAATGGTCGTCATTTATGACAAGCCTTCCTATGCGCTTATTTAGCTTGGTGGCTGTACTGGCTTTAGCTGGTCACGCTTGGGTTGGCATGTGGACGGTATTCACCGATTACATTACGTCTGGCAAAATGGGCGAAAGCGCACCGAAACTACGTTTGGTATTACAGACTTTAATGATTATCGCCATCTTAGTGTTTCTATTTTGGGGCATCATGATTTTTTGGGGTACAGGCTTTAGCGCTGTTGCAGTGTGA
- the sdhA gene encoding succinate dehydrogenase flavoprotein subunit, with the protein MATRQDNTISNIKTLNYDAVIVGGGGSGMRASLHLAEAGMKVAVLTKVFPTRSHTVAAQGGIGASLGNMSNDNWHFHFYDTVKGSDWLGDQDAIEYMCREAPKVVYELEHMGMPFDRNEDGTIYQRPFGGHTSNYGEKAVQRACAAADRTGHALLHTLYQKNLEQGTEFFIEWIALDLIKDEAGNINGVVAIEQETGTVAVFQSPITVLATGGAGRIFAASTNAYINTGDGIGMAVRAGIPLQDMEFWQFHPTGVHGAGVLLTEGCRGEGAILRNKDGEAFMERYAPTVKDLAPRDLVSRSMDQEIKEGRGCGPNADHIVMDMTHLGVETIMKRLPSVFEIGKNFANVDITKEPIPVIPTIHYMMGGIPTTIHGQVIMPDLEAGTDEDGLYAKGNVVKGLYAIGECACVSVHGANRLGTNSLLDLVVFGRAAGKHIVDEFHHADHNYKPLDPRVLDFTVRRLDKLQQSTEGYNAQDVADEIRAIMQTHASVFRTQAMMDEGVEKILALGDKIEKIHLGDKSQVFNTARIEAFEVANLYEVAKATMISAAKRHESRGAHSVSDYDRPEDDDYAPNGRNDHEWMKHTLWYSEGNRVIYKPVRKVPLTVDYIEPKVRVY; encoded by the coding sequence ATGGCAACTAGACAAGATAACACCATTAGTAATATCAAGACTCTAAACTATGATGCAGTCATCGTTGGTGGTGGCGGCTCAGGTATGCGTGCTTCGCTACACTTGGCGGAAGCAGGCATGAAGGTTGCGGTCCTGACCAAAGTATTCCCAACTCGCTCGCATACAGTCGCAGCACAGGGTGGTATTGGTGCAAGTTTGGGCAACATGAGCAATGACAACTGGCACTTTCACTTCTATGATACCGTTAAGGGATCAGATTGGTTGGGTGACCAAGACGCTATCGAATATATGTGCCGTGAAGCGCCAAAAGTGGTTTATGAGCTTGAGCACATGGGCATGCCTTTCGACCGTAACGAAGATGGTACGATTTATCAGCGTCCGTTTGGTGGTCATACCTCAAACTATGGTGAAAAAGCCGTTCAACGTGCGTGTGCTGCAGCTGACCGTACTGGTCACGCGTTACTACATACGCTCTATCAGAAAAACCTAGAGCAAGGCACTGAATTCTTCATTGAGTGGATCGCACTTGATCTGATCAAAGACGAAGCGGGCAATATCAACGGCGTTGTGGCAATCGAGCAAGAGACAGGTACTGTGGCGGTCTTCCAGTCACCTATTACTGTCTTAGCGACAGGCGGTGCAGGTCGTATCTTTGCCGCGTCTACCAATGCTTACATTAATACTGGTGACGGTATTGGCATGGCAGTTCGTGCCGGTATTCCATTACAAGACATGGAATTCTGGCAGTTCCATCCAACTGGCGTTCACGGTGCTGGCGTACTATTGACCGAAGGTTGTCGCGGTGAAGGCGCTATCTTGCGTAACAAAGATGGCGAAGCGTTCATGGAGCGTTATGCGCCAACCGTAAAAGACTTGGCACCGCGTGATCTAGTATCACGTTCTATGGACCAAGAAATTAAAGAAGGCCGTGGTTGTGGTCCAAATGCCGATCATATCGTGATGGATATGACGCATTTAGGGGTAGAAACCATCATGAAGCGTCTACCGTCAGTATTTGAGATTGGTAAAAACTTTGCCAACGTCGATATCACTAAAGAGCCAATTCCAGTTATTCCAACCATTCACTACATGATGGGCGGCATTCCGACCACCATTCATGGTCAAGTCATTATGCCAGATCTAGAAGCAGGCACTGATGAAGACGGCTTATATGCCAAAGGCAATGTGGTTAAAGGTCTTTATGCTATCGGCGAATGCGCTTGCGTGAGTGTTCACGGTGCCAACCGTTTGGGTACTAACTCACTGCTAGATTTAGTAGTATTTGGTCGTGCGGCTGGTAAACACATTGTTGATGAATTCCATCATGCGGATCACAACTATAAGCCACTTGACCCTCGCGTTCTTGACTTTACAGTGCGTCGCCTAGACAAGCTACAACAGTCTACTGAAGGCTACAATGCACAAGACGTTGCTGATGAAATTCGTGCCATCATGCAAACACATGCAAGCGTATTCCGTACACAAGCTATGATGGATGAAGGGGTTGAGAAGATTTTGGCACTGGGTGATAAGATTGAAAAAATTCACTTGGGTGATAAATCACAAGTATTCAACACAGCACGTATTGAAGCGTTTGAAGTTGCGAACTTATATGAAGTGGCAAAAGCCACAATGATATCAGCCGCGAAGCGTCATGAAAGTCGCGGTGCGCATAGCGTATCTGATTATGATCGTCCAGAAGATGATGATTATGCACCAAATGGCCGTAATGACCATGAATGGATGAAGCATACTTTATGGTATTCTGAAGGCAATCGCGTTATTTATAAGCCAGTTCGCAAAGTTCCATTAACGGTTGACTATATCGAACCAAAAGTTCGTGTCTATTAA
- a CDS encoding succinate dehydrogenase iron-sulfur subunit: protein MSRGTRTIEIYRYDPDVDAAPRMQTYTIELLDSDRMLLDVLLRLKKEDETITFRRSCREGICGSDGVNINGKNGLACLINMNTLPEKVTVRPLPGLPVVRDLVVDMNQFYEQYEKVHPYLINDQPAPPTERLQSPEQREKLNGLYECILCACCSTSCPSFWWNPDKFLGPSALLHAYRFVADSRDADTQARLARLDDPFSLFRCRGIMNCVSVCPKGLNPTKAIGHLRSMLIDQAG from the coding sequence ATGAGCCGAGGTACTCGCACCATCGAAATCTATCGCTACGATCCTGATGTGGACGCAGCACCGCGCATGCAGACCTATACGATTGAATTACTTGATTCAGATCGTATGTTGCTTGACGTGTTATTACGCCTAAAAAAGGAAGATGAAACAATCACCTTCCGTCGCTCTTGCCGTGAAGGTATTTGTGGTTCTGATGGCGTTAACATCAATGGTAAAAATGGTCTTGCGTGTCTAATTAATATGAACACACTGCCAGAAAAAGTCACCGTTCGCCCATTGCCTGGTCTACCAGTCGTTCGTGATCTTGTGGTAGATATGAACCAGTTCTATGAGCAATATGAAAAAGTACATCCGTACTTAATCAATGACCAGCCAGCACCACCGACGGAACGTCTACAGTCTCCTGAACAGCGTGAGAAATTAAACGGTCTATACGAATGTATCCTATGTGCTTGTTGTTCAACCAGCTGCCCATCATTCTGGTGGAATCCTGACAAGTTCCTAGGTCCATCAGCACTATTGCATGCCTATCGTTTTGTGGCAGACAGTCGTGATGCGGATACCCAAGCGCGTCTAGCGCGTTTAGACGATCCATTCAGTCTATTCCGTTGCCGCGGTATCATGAACTGCGTATCGGTTTGTCCAAAAGGCTTGAATCCAACTAAAGCGATTGGTCATCTACGCAGTATGCTTATTGATCAAGCAGGTTAA